Below is a window of Impatiens glandulifera chromosome 2, dImpGla2.1, whole genome shotgun sequence DNA.
GAGGGCTAATGTCTCCCATTTTAATCATGGCCGCTGCAAAATCTGTTTTGAATTTTGAAGGGTTCTTACTGTATTCAACCACGATATTATCGGTTGATCCTCCGTTGAAAAGCACTTGATCTGACTGAAGAAGACCTTTCTTTTGAATCAAATTCTTGAAATAGTTGTTGTCGAACGAATTAGGTGTAACTAAATCAAGAGGCGCTAAATTGGATGGACCATCGTTCACGTTACGAGGGCATTGTTGTTGACGCTTTCGGGCAAAGCCTGCATCGATTGTGCTATTACTGTATATTCTGTCATGGAATGTGAAACATTGTGCTTGTCCTATAGTATGAGATcctgaaaaaacaaataatatatgttaggattttaattgttagtttaacattaagaaaaatgtctaaatttattatgtaatttttctTACCGGATAATGCCACTAAATCTCTCGCGTTGAGTCCCTTCTTAGCAAAGTTAGAAATATGTTCCTTAAGGCTACTAGTGAAAAGTGGCAAATCTCTTTCGGCTAGTGCACGACTTGCTGTTTTGGAATCTCTTCTGCCTAGTTTGACGGCCCATGAAGGACCACCGACCTATTAATCGAAGAGAATAAAGAAACACACGTTAGTTATCATTCGTTTCGAGGGTCTTATACATcgattttaaaagaaatactCACGGCAACAGAAGCATCTCGTGCAGCTACCGCGAGAATATCTGCGCAAGAAACAACTCCCGGACAAATCTTCTCCACCTCAACTTTTGCGGCATCCACTACTTCAAATCCTCTAGCAGATCCTCTGTTCTGCAAGGCGTTTCTCTCGCTATTTGGCGTGGCCTGTTCGCTAAGTAGGATCGAGGCATCACAACcctttaaaaaaaagatgaaaaccAATAGAAAGGTTAATCAAGTCAAGCCAACCTATAATCTAATAAAGGAATAGTTATCAATTTAAAGCCATAACTAACTACCTGAACAAAACAATCGTGAAAATGAAGACGAACGAGGGATGCAGCCATGCGACGTTCACGTGACACCGCCGTCTTAATAGTTGCCCTTATCGTGTTGAGAGCTTTGGGACATGATTTGTCATAAAACTTTGGAGATAAATGTGCTCCATAAGTAGAACTTAACAATAAAAGTAACGAGAACAAAGCAAAAGTAATTTTAGGTGAACTATTCATTGTGATGCTTTTCTAGGAATAGAAACCGGATAAGatgaattaaattgatttgaGATGAAAATATATGTAGGAAGAATGCTAGTATTTATAGGTGGGATTGGATTGCCTTAATTTGGATATTGTACATttgattgaatatttatttatttatttgagcaTTTCAATAGTGACCAATTCTCTAAATTATGATTTACTATTCAACTTCATGCTCTAAAAATCAAAGTTGGCTAATGAATGAATAAACTGAAGCTGTCAAACTTGGGCTTCTATTACTactcaatttcatttttttatttattttaaatatcaatataatattggGTTATGCGTCTTTATGTGGTAAATTCAGTTTACTAGTTGATAGACTATATATAAGAGCTAGTTTGATTTTGGCTTATTTGAATATGAttaaggttttttgaaaaaaaaattatttgaattttagttGATTGAATTAAGTAATGTATTATGGCTGctcatgtaaaaaaaaaaaaaaaaaaaaaaaaaaaaaaaaaaaaaaaaaaaaaaaaaaaaaaaacttttttataaaaatattaaacttcgGCTAAAAATATCATTCAAATAGTAAAGTAGTCTtgtttaaatacaaaatttgttaaattacttatattgtatttttgtatttgaattttataaaattaaaataatatattttagtaaattGTTGAACAAAGTAAAACAtgtaaatgaaaattttaataataataaaaaaatcaaaaacataaCATCAAACAAACGTGCTCTGAGAATATaggatattattaattataagttcAAACTAAACGGCGGCAAATGGAATCTATAGAGAAAGTGATGCAAAAACAACTGCTATATAATTAGAAAGTTCGTGGAAACTTATGAAAACATTTAAGTTATTGTTTGGTTTTAGTTCATTTGGATGATTAGTAGGTATTATTAGGACTGACTTATTTAAAAGATatcttaattttagtttttttcatatttttatttaaaactcatATATCATgtcttatttcatttttgtaattacttattattaagttatcaattaaaaatattaaaatatatttatttttttttataaattttaaatacataaaaatatatgcTTGTTCAACCCattcaaaactcaaataacatatttttttacttaaataaccaagcaccgaacaTTAATTTTGGGAATCTCTTTCATTTGCTTGTTCAACCCattcaaaactcaaataacatatttttttacttaaataaccaagcaccgaacaTTAATTTTGGGAATCTCTTTCATTTGCGTTCAAGAACgcaaaaattttcattttccaatttttgaaaagaaaattgggtGACGACTTTAAAAGTAAAAGTTCATCACCTCACTTTAAACGAGATAACTTCCAAGAGAGTAATTCTCTCGTTTCATTTTACGAGACTCAAGAAAAAGGTAAACCACAAGATTTAATAAAATCGAGA
It encodes the following:
- the LOC124927384 gene encoding lignin-forming anionic peroxidase-like encodes the protein MNSSPKITFALFSLLLLLSSTYGAHLSPKFYDKSCPKALNTIRATIKTAVSRERRMAASLVRLHFHDCFVQGCDASILLSEQATPNSERNALQNRGSARGFEVVDAAKVEVEKICPGVVSCADILAVAARDASVAVGGPSWAVKLGRRDSKTASRALAERDLPLFTSSLKEHISNFAKKGLNARDLVALSGSHTIGQAQCFTFHDRIYSNSTIDAGFARKRQQQCPRNVNDGPSNLAPLDLVTPNSFDNNYFKNLIQKKGLLQSDQVLFNGGSTDNIVVEYSKNPSKFKTDFAAAMIKMGDISPLTGSKGIIRKICSTLN